A segment of the Pseudoalteromonas piscicida genome:
GAAGGCAATACGACTTTTTATGCCGATCCAAATCCGCAGACCGTATTAAAATGGCTAGAACAAGTGCCCGATGACTTTCGCTTTACGTTTAAAATTCCTAAGCGTTTTAGTCATGAAATGGCACTTAGCCACTGCCAAGATGAATTATTGACTTGGTGTAAAAACATGGCGCCGCTGTTTCCTAAATTAGGCGTGTTAATGCTGCAATTACCTGCACAGTTTGCGCCTGAACATAAAAATAAAATGCGACAATTTCTATCTTGGTTGCCCAAAGCGCTAACTGTTGGTGTTGAAGTACGGCATTGGGACTTTTATCGCAAAGGCGATGCTGAGCGCAGATACAACCAATATTTAATCGAAAATAACTACAACCGCATCGTGATGGATACTCGCGCACTCTTTAGCGAGCCT
Coding sequences within it:
- a CDS encoding DUF72 domain-containing protein, with the protein product MLKEYGQIFNSVEGNTTFYADPNPQTVLKWLEQVPDDFRFTFKIPKRFSHEMALSHCQDELLTWCKNMAPLFPKLGVLMLQLPAQFAPEHKNKMRQFLSWLPKALTVGVEVRHWDFYRKGDAERRYNQYLIENNYNRIVMDTRALFSEPASTPAIVDAQQKKPRLPVHAIATGDSPILRFVGCSQLESNRDFYQPWLTKLNQWLSEGKSPYVFFHTADNFDAPFLARQFIADLEIHHQVSNPFPAEKEAKQEALF